A window of Pomacea canaliculata isolate SZHN2017 linkage group LG3, ASM307304v1, whole genome shotgun sequence contains these coding sequences:
- the LOC112559533 gene encoding LOW QUALITY PROTEIN: FMRFamide receptor-like (The sequence of the model RefSeq protein was modified relative to this genomic sequence to represent the inferred CDS: deleted 1 base in 1 codon), with protein MEVILSTTPGILFPGGNPEMTTLKGGGGAHAGHSENGHVHVEASNDHDMAAMLTMAERMHWGASVVVGPIFVFLGLIGNIFAIIVWNRRGMRSSTGRYLTALAIADSGVLIWFFLVDSLKMFAPEVAQSVGYAFFFAYFGYPIFFLFVVLSIWFMVGVTVDRFIMVCLITKAKIFCNEKRANVGIFIILATCFIINLPHFWSYQADFDRPAGSNTSAIVMSEFQKGEGAINYEFWVHCIFLVLLPWFTIFILNLLIIGKISRTNKKMIDKKTAESADKSRRSENQITRLLLIVTFTFLFLIGFQCITQCFFMLMPDGFDKNIISEAFAAAKLGIIVNSSINFLLYCMSGRRFRQEFSS; from the exons ACGCGGGCCATTCTGAGAACGGCCATGTGCACGTGGAAGCCAGCAACGACCACGACATGGCCGCCATGTTGACGATGGCTGAGCGCATGCACTGGGGGGCCTCTGTCGTCGTGGGAccaatctttgtttttctgggCCTCATCGGCAATATCTTCGCCATCATCGTCTGGAATCGTCGCGGCATGCGCAGTTCAACCGGAAGATACTTAACTGCACTG GCTATTGCTGATAGTGGAGTCCTCATCTGGTTTTTCCTGGTGGACAGCCTAAAAATGTTTGCACCGGAAGTGGCGCAAAGCGTTGGT TACGCATTCTTCTTTGCCTACTTTGGATATccgattttctttctcttcgttGTCCTCTCCATCTGGTTCATGGTCGGAGTGACGGTTGACCGCTTCATCATGGTCTGCCTGATCACCAAGGCCAAG ATCTTCTGTAATGAGAAACGGGCCAACGTTGGCATCTTCATCATTCTCGCCACTTGCTTCATCATCAACCTGCCCCACTTCTGGTCCTACCAG GCGGACTTCGACCGGCCTGCTGGTAGTAACACGTCAGCCATTGTGATGAGTGAGTTCCAGAAAGGAGAAGGGGCAATAAACTACGAGTTTTGGGTGCATTGCATCTTCCTCGTTCTCCTCCCGTGGTTCACGATTTTCATCCTCAATCTCCTTATTATTGGGAAG ATAAGCAGGACTAATAAGAAGATGATAGACAAAAAGACAGCTGAGTCGGCCGACAAGTCACGTCGCTCCGAGAACCAGATCACGCGCCTGCTGCTCATAGTCACCTTCACCTTCCTGTTCCTCATCGGCTTCCAGTGCATCACCCAGTGCTTCTTCATGCTCATGCCAGACGGG TTTGACAAGAACATCATTAGCGAAGCGTTTGCAGCGGCCAAGCTAGGTATAATCGTCAACTCCTCCATCAACTTTCTTCTCTACTGCATGAGCGGCCGCCGCTTCCGGCAGGAATTCTCTTCGTGA